Genomic window (Candidatus Nitrosocosmicus franklandus):
CTGGTTATTGTTTAGATTATTACTTACCCAGTCTGTTTCACACAATACACTTGGATCTGAATATTGTTTGGACATAATTCAAATTATTCACTTTAGGTATATAACATATTTGTCAGATAATTCAATTACTCAAAAACAATAAAATAGTACGTGAAACATGTTTGAATAAAACAAACCAAATGGGCCGGTAGTTTAGACTGGTAGAATACCTGCCTTGCATGCTACTACAGGCAGAGGATACGTAGGTGGTCGTGGGTTCAAATCCCACCCGGTCCATATCAATTATCCCCTTTTTTGAAACCGTTTAAACGATTTTGTAATTCATAGTATATTGAAAATCAAGAATGATAGTTTTTTGATAAGACCAGTAGTGATAGTACGATATTCTCATTTGAGTTTACAGAAATATGGTAAATATGGAATTTTCCAATAATTCTGGTGACTTTTCCTTCTCTCACAAAGCCTTCAAACTTGCCTCACATTGTGAGCGAATTGGATACATAGGCTCTGTTCATTTAACGATAAACCTATAGCTTGAAGATGTCCTATTTCTTTTATGATTAGCAGAAACAGAACACCTTCAAGGTATGTATATTATGGGTTGCATTTGTACTTTTCAGGTTTATCTTTAAGAAAAGCCTCGGAAAGATTGTCTCAGATGTATAAAAGAAACCATGTCTCCATCTGGAATTGGATTCAAAAATACAGGCCTCAAAAATTGAAAGCATCAAGAAGAAGAATTCTAGAATATATTGTAGACGAGACAATGTTGAAGGTAGGGTCAGAATACATCTGGCTTTGGGTGGCGATAGAGCCTGCAAACAGACAGATCCTCGCACTTTCTATATCCAAAGAGAGAAACATGTTTGTTGCAGAAAGATATCTTTCTAATTTGATCAAAGTTCATGGAAAGCACCCAGTTTCTACAGATGGTGGGACTTGGTATCCCATGGCTTGTCAGTTTCTCAAACTCGATCACCATATTCATTCCTCTTACGAGAAAAGTGTAATCGAAAGAACGATGCAATATATCAAGGATAGAACCGAAAGTTTCGATGATTACTTTCCTTGTAGAATAAAGAACTGCAAGTTAAAGCATGTACGGAATTGGCTGCGGCTCTTTGTAGACTATCATAACAATGAAATAAAACATATTAAGTGAACAGAGCCGATACATAGGTTAACATTCACTAACTAGATTTGGATTTCCAATCATTGTGAATTACATGGGCAATGCATTATAAGAGCTTTGGTTTGAAACAAACTACACCAATAAAGGATTTTATCCTAGTTTGGTACTATTTTAGAAGAAAGTTATGAAAAGTGATAATTTTTTTCTCATAAAAACTCTTATTTTATGTTCTTTTGTTTTAGTCATGGTTCAAGGTCTTTTTGTTTTGGATCAAGTTTTTGCTACTTTAGATCAATCTAAGCAAAGCCCAATGAATAACTCTAATGTTCATACTCCTAGTAATATCGCTACCATTACTTACCCCTCAAAATCTGAAACCGGCATGGAGCCGGAAAATATAGACAACTGGATTTTTGTCAACCATGACATATATGGAACACGTAATAGCAATCAGACCGAGATAGGTAAATCCAATATTGAGAACTTGGAGGTAAAATGGAGATTAAACAACCCCTTTGAGATACAGGAGCCTCCAATTATAGTTGGGAATACAGGTTATTTTCAGGACTATGTTGGAAATATTGTTTCTTTTGATACCTCAAATGGAAATATTAATTGGAAGTTAGAAACCGAAGGAGGCCCAACTATGGGATTGTACTATTCCAATGGAGCAATTTATGCTACTGTTGGAACCGACGCAAAGATCATCTCCATCAATGCTACAAATGGAGAGGTGATATGGGAATCCGAAAGATTGGGTGATACGAGTTTAGGTTACGTAATTAATTCCCCTCCACTTTTATGGCAAGACTATGTTTTGGCAGGCTCAGGCGGAAGCGGACTTCCACCAGGCGAAGGTTATGTAAGAGGAAACATTACTGCATTAAACAGTACAAACGGAGATATTATTTGGAATATCGAAACCACTACCGGTGAGTGGGTAGAAGTAGGCAAGAATCCTCCCAACGGAGGTGCTACAGCATGGTCTGGAGGCTCAATTGATCCTGATACAGGTACGGCCTTCATTCCTCTAGGTAGTGCGTCTCCTAATTTCAATGCTTCCACTCGGATGACCCCAAACCTATACTCAAATCATATGGCCGCAGTAGACATCCCATCGGGAAAAATTAAATGGGCAACACCATTTATTGCCCACGGTACGGTATTAGATGTAGATGTTCCGGATACTCATGATTGGG
Coding sequences:
- a CDS encoding DDE-type integrase/transposase/recombinase, coding for MISRNRTPSRYVYYGLHLYFSGLSLRKASERLSQMYKRNHVSIWNWIQKYRPQKLKASRRRILEYIVDETMLKVGSEYIWLWVAIEPANRQILALSISKERNMFVAERYLSNLIKVHGKHPVSTDGGTWYPMACQFLKLDHHIHSSYEKSVIERTMQYIKDRTESFDDYFPCRIKNCKLKHVRNWLRLFVDYHNNEIKHIK
- a CDS encoding PQQ-binding-like beta-propeller repeat protein translates to MNNSNVHTPSNIATITYPSKSETGMEPENIDNWIFVNHDIYGTRNSNQTEIGKSNIENLEVKWRLNNPFEIQEPPIIVGNTGYFQDYVGNIVSFDTSNGNINWKLETEGGPTMGLYYSNGAIYATVGTDAKIISINATNGEVIWESERLGDTSLGYVINSPPLLWQDYVLAGSGGSGLPPGEGYVRGNITALNSTNGDIIWNIETTTGEWVEVGKNPPNGGATAWSGGSIDPDTGTAFIPLGSASPNFNASTRMTPNLYSNHMAAVDIPSGKIKWATPFIAHGTVLDVDVPDTHDWDTSWGSSISNVKFDNGTVKKIVIGHDKAGNLIAMDALSGDEIWWTTLGNQIGTDKIPMPEGTGMIWSYGVYNYHAIDNDTIYLTATNRGLNFFTDGISGHKEAPDDSIEQGLVNGTIYAIELKNGNIKWKIDTEYPPRVSPLISNGVLYTGYIEFGNNERNGIVLAMDKETGEDLWHYNVNAAISPVGGSIGNGMLFIPTEKVNQVDNDEEEEEDGEEIGGSIVAFGLRE